AGTTATTACCGTCTTATGCTAGTGATAATAGACGAGCTGGCAGACATGAAAGAAACAGATGTTCGCCTACCTCTCGCAGGTGATCAGCGTCTTTTACATGTACTAAATGAGCTTTTGAAAAATCCTGGGGACAGCAGAGGGCTCGATCACTGGGCTGTGGGTGCAGGGGCAAGTTCCAGAACTCTTTCCCGACTCTTTAAAAAAGAGACCGGATTCACTTTTTATGAGTGGCGAAAGCGGCTCCGGCTTCAGGAAGCTATAAAAAGACTGGAAGCAGGGGACGATGTTACGAGTATCGCTTTTGATCTTGGCTATCAAAGTCTTAGCGCCTTTATTAAAATGTTCAGGGAATCCCTTGGTTTGCCTCCGGCTAAATTTTCCAGACAATCAAAATAATTTTGTTGACATACATCTGTATTGTATTAAAATAAATATAGGCGAACACATGTTTGCTTATATGGGAAACGGGCTGAAGCAGAGCCGCAGAAGCAACCTTTTAAAGCTATGAGAGGTGGGATATGACAGACCGACAAAAAAAATTTATGCAGTTTATCGAGGATTTTATCAGAGATAACGGATACAGCCCGTCCATACGTGAAATAGCGAAAGGGCTGGGGTTGTCGTCCACCTCCAGCGTCAAAAAAATGCTGGACAGACTCACGGAAAAAGGACTGTTGAACCGTTCCGGAAGTATCGCAAGAAGCATAGAGATGCCGAACAGAGGAATCCCCGTGGTTGGGCGAATTGTTGCCGGTGTACCTGTGGAGGCTGAAGAAAATATCGAAGGATATATGAAGCTGGATCGGCTGACAATACG
This window of the Denitrovibrio acetiphilus DSM 12809 genome carries:
- a CDS encoding AraC family transcriptional regulator, with amino-acid sequence MNSENMTKLSPVKTGFIIDPMLPVIPFAMEVTDAGCAASHAHPRGQVIYAGSGIMRVVCGSDMWVVPSSQAVWVPPYAEHEVFFPGKVILRNLFIDPSVTENLPETCTVFEVSPLLRELSEKAAVAESYSPDSSYYRLMLVIIDELADMKETDVRLPLAGDQRLLHVLNELLKNPGDSRGLDHWAVGAGASSRTLSRLFKKETGFTFYEWRKRLRLQEAIKRLEAGDDVTSIAFDLGYQSLSAFIKMFRESLGLPPAKFSRQSK